A region of the Heliomicrobium undosum genome:
GGACCGGCGCGGGACCGGCCGTGGGCGCGCCCGGTTCATCGAAAAATTCGTCAAGGCGTAACGATTCGATGGCTTGCGTTTGGTCGAGCATAAAAAATTCCTCCTTTTAAAATAACAGCCCCACAGCACGCCGTTCGCGTTGCCCGTGGGGCTTTTTCTCGTCGCTCAACGAACGACAGCTTATTTGGATGCAAGGGCGGCCGCCTTCTCCACCATGGCCACAATCTGGCCCTTGATGGCCTGAATGACAACGCCCATGTCCTCCATCTCTTCCTGAAGCAACTGCTGGTACTCGGAAAAGGACTTCAACTGCCGTTTGGCATTGTCGATGAGTTCTCCCGCGTGCCAGGCGTCCAGCTTGTCGTTCACCAGCCCCTCCTTCATGTTGCGAAGGATGGCCTCCAGGTGATCACGGAGCTTGGCCCGGACCAGATCCTTGCCCTCGTCGTTGTTCCGCAGGGGAATCATCCAGCCTTCCGAACCGCCGCCAAAAAGCCGCAGCAGCCGGACCAGCGCCTCCAGTTCCATTTCGTTGCACACCGGCACGAAATAGACGCCGCCGGAGGGCCGCACGGCAATGGGGCTCATGGTCTGAAGGATCGACTGCACGATATCCCGCAGATGGCGCCCGTTGTAGTGCTTCTTGGCGTGTTCGAAGATGAGTTCCGCCTCTTCGATGACCGCCTGGACGAGTGGATCCTTGGAGGCCGATTCGACGACGAAATCCTCCACGTCCTTGTCGTAGACCAGTTTTGCTTCGCCCGCCTTGTAGGTGATGGTCTCCGTTGTGGAACTGACCTTTTCCACCACCACGGTCCGGACGACCTTCTCGCGGGTCGACTTGACGTTGCGAACCAGGACGTTGACGACGACGCCCTCCTCCGAATGGATCTCCTGGCGCTTCTTTTCGACAGCCGTGGTGGCGCGCCGGAAAGCGTCCACCGGGGAGATCTTGCGCGGCATGTGCTTGAGGTCCACGCCGGCCTGCTTGAATTTTTCCTGCAACGATTCGCGGGTGATGGCCACATCGGATACGGTAAACCAGGTGAGGTATCCCAGTGTAGCATCGTTTTTCTCGGCACTCGCGGCCATATTGAGAATGTTCATGGCACCCTCCATAGCGCCGGGCCTCGACCGCCGAAGCGGTGAATGCTCCGGCGGTCGCCGTCTTTTCCCCCGGCGATTGGGGAGATTTTAAAAGGGCAGGTCGTCCGGGTTTTCCCCGTCAGGGAAGCTTATCTCCTGACCATAGGAGAAACCGCCTCCGGCTGGGGCTTGGTCCCCCGGCTGACCGGATTGTTCCGACCGCTCCAGGAACCGGACCGTTTCGGCCACCACCTCGATTGCCGTCCGCTTCTGTCCCGATTGCTGATCGGTCCAGGAACGCGACTGCAGGCGACCGTCGACAGCGACCAGGCGGCCCTTGGCCAGATACCTGGCGGCGTTTTCCGCCTGCTTCTGCCAGACCACGATGGTAAACCAGTCCGTGATCTTCTGGGCGCCGGACTGCCGCTGCTGGGACGACTGGGGCCGGTCCACAGCGATGCTGAAGGTGCATACCGGAACACCGCTGTTGGTGTGGCGGAGTTCCGGGTCCTGGCCGAGCCGGCCGATGAGAATGACGCGGTTGAGCATGTTCCCTCTCCCTTTCTTTCTTGCCAGACTTGGTTTTTGACCAGAACGGTCAGATCCGGCTTCACCTCATGGGTGTTTGTTCAGTGCCTTGAGCCGTCGTTCCAGCGTTGCCAGAACAACAAAAAAGCCCTGTCAACGTTCCCAAAAAGGGAAATCCGTTAACAGGGCTTTGATCGCGATTATCGCTGTTTGGATAAAGAGAGTGTCCTTACCCGCTTGCTCCTGACCTTTCCCATCCTCACATCAGTCAGGCATTACACACGCAGTTCTCTCCGCTGCACCGGAACGGCAGAACGACAATCTCCCGGTGGGGGGTGACATTGCCGCATTTTTTCCTGCCGCATCTGCCAGTCATCTCAAAACGGCGACAAGCAGTGAGTAAATAAGAGTCATATATTTAGATTATACCAAAAGTTGCAGAAAGTGAAAAGGGAAAAGGCAGTGCCTTTTCTCAAATGTCTACCTGGATGCTGCAACCATGTTTTTTGCAGAGTGGTCCGGGTTCTGATTTCCACCAGTCAGTACAGAAAGCGCCGGTTTTCCAGCGGCAACACAATCGATGTCGTCGAAGGGGAGCGCAAGCTGTTCCGCGATGGTGACTTGGCTGCGACTGAAGGGGATCCCCATGTACTGCAATACTCGGCGATAACCGAGCACGTCCATGCAGTATTTGTACCGGCTCGGGTTCTCCCGCTCCATCCGGATAAACCGGTTCTCTCCTTTCTCAAATTGGACCCCGAAGGCGCAAAAATCGCATCCGGTGCGGCTTTCACCTGTGGTATAGAGGCGTCCGTCCGGCCCCTCCGTTATCTCGCCGTAGGCTTTGGAGTACGGGATGTTGTATTTCAGGATGTAATACAGGATATCCTCTCGTGTCCAGAGCAGCAGCGGCGCACACCAGGGAGACTTCCCCGTGTAGTTGCTGTGCCACAGCTTAAATAGGGTTTTGGCCCGTTCATCCCCCTC
Encoded here:
- a CDS encoding single-stranded DNA-binding protein; its protein translation is MLNRVILIGRLGQDPELRHTNSGVPVCTFSIAVDRPQSSQQRQSGAQKITDWFTIVVWQKQAENAARYLAKGRLVAVDGRLQSRSWTDQQSGQKRTAIEVVAETVRFLERSEQSGQPGDQAPAGGGFSYGQEISFPDGENPDDLPF
- a CDS encoding DUF6744 family protein is translated as MNILNMAASAEKNDATLGYLTWFTVSDVAITRESLQEKFKQAGVDLKHMPRKISPVDAFRRATTAVEKKRQEIHSEEGVVVNVLVRNVKSTREKVVRTVVVEKVSSTTETITYKAGEAKLVYDKDVEDFVVESASKDPLVQAVIEEAELIFEHAKKHYNGRHLRDIVQSILQTMSPIAVRPSGGVYFVPVCNEMELEALVRLLRLFGGGSEGWMIPLRNNDEGKDLVRAKLRDHLEAILRNMKEGLVNDKLDAWHAGELIDNAKRQLKSFSEYQQLLQEEMEDMGVVIQAIKGQIVAMVEKAAALASK